From the genome of Ovis aries strain OAR_USU_Benz2616 breed Rambouillet chromosome 5, ARS-UI_Ramb_v3.0, whole genome shotgun sequence:
TCTACTACTGagtgatttgggcttccctgatagctcagttggtaaagaatccacccgcaatgtgggagaccctggttcgattcctgggttgggaagatcccttggagaaaggataggctaccactccagtgttcttgggcttcccttgtggctcagctggttgaGAATtgatctgcaatgtgggagaattttgttcaatccctaggttggaaagattcccctggagaagggaaaggctacgcactccagtattctggcctggagaattccatgggcagtccatggggtcgcaaggagtcggacacgactcagacactttcactttctttctttcagtcagTGATTTGGGACAGAAGACAGCATGGGAACTGTTTTACCACTGACCAGATTTTAAGATGACTGAAAGAATTTCTCAGCCAGTAACACTGAGGTGCAGGGATTAGAAGAAGGCCTCTTTCCTTTCTCACTAATACCAGCCCTCTGGCTGTCATGAAAGGAGTTTTGTACTCACAGAATAAGACATATGGGGACCAAGGGAATATATGGTACACTGAAGTGATATGTCTGGCGAAGGGCTGAAGGCTACCAAATGAGACAGGTTCACCCAGTGCTTAAAATGTGGTCAGCTATCATATAATCTCCTGAAGGAGCTACAGAAGCCTCCTCTGACAGAGTCTGGAGGGATCTCAGATGCTGCCCTTATAAGAGCCTGATGCTTATACACATTGATAGGTGGACTCACAGGTCTCCGTTTGGAGACATCTCAAAGTTCTGTCCTCCCCCACCAGACTCTGAGACTTTCCCTCTTCTTCTCAGCCACCTCCCAATTCCCCACTTTGCTCTGCCTGTGAAATCATTCAGTCCCTTCTGAATGCCATGTTAGGTATAAGAAACTTCCCTTTCACCCTTGGACCATGTTGGTTAAAGCAAAGCACTGGAAATGCCTCTCTATTTTCCTCCTCCTGAGTTCCTTCTTCACAGATGGAAAGATTTATTAGCCCTACCTGTCTCATCTGGGAAGAGGGAACTTtgaaaatagaaagcacagatgTAAATATTTGATGACTCTCATTTTGTAGCAAGGGTGTTTCCACAGGGACCCACACAAGATGCATTTGAGTTGTCCTTCGCAATCTTGTTGGAAGGCCACTGAAATGGAGTAAAAAGGTCCAGGGACCTTGGAAAGTCATGACTTCTGGGGAAGGAGAAGATTGTATGAGTCCCTGTGTTGGCCACATCTGATTGACAAGCTGAGGTAGAGGTAGAAGGAGGATTTCCTCAATATCCATGCTCTTTATAAGGACAGATGAGGCCTAGGGGCAAGTTGACATGCAGACTGTATTCTGAGAGTGTAAATACTGCGCAGGGATGTACATTAAGAATTGAGgaacaaaagaatttttaaaatcaatgcaTCCATAACAGAAAGTCCCAAGCTCCTTCCCTTTTAACATCTTGCATACCTATTAAATATGAGGCAGCACACACAGTGATCGCCTTCATCCCCCACTGACTGCATCCTCTCCTGAGCAGTGGGGGAGGATGGAGGAGCAAAGTGACAGTGGGCTACGCATGCCCTCTTCCACATCTCAGTGCCCTCCAGCCTCTGAGAGGACCTTCAGAACATGGGAATTTGAGGGATGACTTCCACCATGTACATACCTTAGTCAGTACAGATCCTGATCCACTATCCTATACCAGtgatggaagaaggaagaaaagtcaCATATGTGACTCTAATTACTATAACATCAGGAATGAGAAACCCTAAGACTGAGATAGGTGATGTTGCTGTGTGCTAGGTCGTATTTCAGAAGTTTGATATAAAATTTGGTGAGTGAAAAAtactctcattttctctcttctgccaGTTCACttattctttgctttccttcCTAATTCATTTTCACTCTTTCATATCTCTTGTCCCTCATATTATCTTGTTAACCCAGTGTTGGAAAAGTTCTGAAAATATAAACCCTGAGTTGGtttccttcccctttctcctcagaaatatctgaaaatatgaCATTCTATACTCTTTCTCTAATCCTCTCTCAACTATTTCTCCTTGTAGTTTTCTAAACTCTTCACTTGACCATGGTCCCAAATGTGTGTATTTTCCCTCATTTTCATGCGGAAGACATTGAGATGATAATGTcctaatgatgataatgataacaggGGATCATAATTCATAAAAATCCAATGGATAAGAGTCATCCTCATTGTTGCCAACATTTTGTTATCTGAATAAATCATGcaaaagaaaactatttcatAACACTGGAAGATTAATGAAAGGTACATGGTACATTTCTATCATGATTAGAGGAAAACAGCTCAGAGAGTGCAGTAAACAGGCTATGGTCAAATTCCCTTGTAGAGCAGTAAAGTATCAATGTGGACAATGACCTTACTcaaacagagagaaaatattttcaaattgggAAGCATTGGCCTTGGTGGTATGTAGAAGATCCTGACCCACTCAGAGAACACAACATGTGAGGTTCACTTGTTATTCACATAGGCAACTCCACCCGTCTCTACTCCATCCTATCAGGCTTCATCTCCTCAATCTTAGCCAAGACTCTTTTAGCATCTTCTGCCACTGTATCGATGAATTTCAGATGTAGAAAGTAGACTTTGTAAAACTGGAAAATAGAAGACTGGGGGAGTCCAgtaactgagcaaatgaactcaGCACACTTCTTGACATTGGTATTATACTGTCATCCTTCACAAGTGAGTTGAAATCTGCAGACTTCATGAGGCTGTAGATCTCTTGTTCAGATATGCCCAGGTTCTGGGCAATCTGACTGACCGACTCCTCATCCAAACCAAAATCGCTCTGATAACGTTTCAACTGACTCTTCTGTTCAGACAAATTAAAGCCACAGAAGAAAGGCGTCAAGGGGATGAAGGCCAAAATGGCTGCCCTGACGGCTTTCAGCCAGACCTTCTCCTTGATCATAGCTCTCTTCATCTCAATGAAAGACTCAGACAAATTTGGGCACAAGAGGAGAGGGATGTAGCGCTTTTCAGCAGGGAGATCCTTCAGCAGTGTCTCCTGCAGTTTCGGGAAATCAAACTTCTTTGGCTTAAAGTTGGACACCAGGAAGACAGTCGGCTCAGATACAATTTTGCTGAGTTTGATCAGGCAGTTGTCTCGGATCTGCTGAAGGACTGTCTCCTTTTTGAAAGGTCTgggtttgcttttcctttcattaTATAAATCACTATCCACCTTGGTTCTAacaaagtagaatttttttttcccttctcctgaATCTTCTGGGCCAGGAAAGCATCGTTTGCGCTAAACCGTGAGGaagaaataatgatgaaaaagtcATAGTTATCATCTCCCACTACTTCTTGATAAGGGTCTGGATTGGATTCGGGGGTCCCAGTTCCAGGCAGGTCCCAGAAGGTCATGTTGGGATGCTTCGGATGTGGATAGGGAGTTTTCTTTGTGGTGGTTGGCACAGCTCCAACAGAAGCAGATCCAGCCTGTTCATGACCAATTCCTTGCAAGACATTGATGAAACTGGACTTGCCAGAACCAGATTGCCCAATCACAGCCACATTCAGGGTAGCATTCTCAGCGCTCTGAAGTGCTCTCTGAATTTCATCAGCCGCCTCTATTGGCTGCCCCTTCTCAAAGTCTGTTTGAATACGTTTAAGGCTTTCCTGAGGGAGGATCCCCCCAACTTCACTGACTAATGTTTTGTAGAAAGACGGTAACTCTGAGGTCAGTTGctcaaaatcatttttcttaatgATGTTTACGAGGAGTGGATCCATGCCAGTTAACTGAATAATCtgtggaaaggaagagagaatgaggAGATAAGGTGAATGAAGCAACAGAACAGACACAGAGTCAGCTGAGAAAACACGCTGGTCTTAACAGACCAGTCCCATCTCTCAGGCAGACTCCTGTGTCTACAGTTAACTTATTTTCTCTGATggcttattttattgaagtatagttgatttataacattgtgttagtttctggcgtacagcaaagtgatccagttacacatatatggaattataggtggctcagttgtgaagaatctgcctgccaattcaggagacacaggcggcatgggttctatccctgagtcaggaagaactcctagaggagtaaatggcaacccactccagaattcttgccaggaaaatcccatgggcagaggagcctggggggctacagtccatggggttgcaaagagttgaacacaacttagcgactgaacaacaacagaaattaacagtTTGTGTCAGCTAGTCGCAAACTTCCTATTTAtgcctctcccctcttccccctttggtaagcctaattttgttttctctgtctgtgagtttgttactgttttgtaaataagttcatttgtatcatattttagattccatgtataagtgatgtcatatgatattcacctttctctttctgacttagttcacttctTCTGGTAatatctaggtccatctatgttgctgcaaattgcatttgttcattcttcttttatggctgagtagtatctcttcatggctttTGTTTCCACCATTGCAGAAGACACTGCCTGTTTTCTATGCTGATAATTTATATGTCCAAAGAGTCAGGCCATTGTGGAAGACAGAATAATGGTTCCTAAGTTGTCCACATTGTGAAGTCCATAACTTGGGAGTGTGCTATTTTACATAGCAAAAGCACTTTTTAGTTGACCTTAGTTTTTAATTCCACTGCTAGACAAAGCCTAATGCTTAACCTGTCCGTGTTTGATTATTGCAGGTAAAATATATCATCTAAAAATGTGAGGACAAGAATGAAGGCTTAGTGTATTCATCAGTTTTTGAAGGTAATTAAGTTAATGATGCTCAGATGAAAAGGATTTCTTGGCTTTATTATTATCCAAGTGGGCTAAATATAATCACAGGAATCACAGGCAAGATGGAGGCAGGGCCAAATGCTGAAAAGAAGATAGGATAATAGAGCAGAGGTTGGAGTGAAGACCTAGGAAGATGGAGGAAAGGCAGTGAGCCAAGGAATGTCAGGCAACTTCTAGAGGCTGAAGTAGACAGGAAAATGGATTatcccctggagcctccagataGAACAGgccctgctgacactttgattgTAGCTCCTTAAGATTCATTTTGACTGCTCACCTCCAAATCTATAATAGAattaatttgttacacagcaaggGGAAATTAATACAGACAGTCTGTATTGTTATGACCTGTGAATACAGAGACCAGCACCTTTCCATTCTACAGGAAGAATCACTTAGGCCAAGACGTTAGTGAGCACAGAAGGCTTCCAGAAGGACCTCATTTCCAATAAGCTGCAGCAAATCAGGACAGGACCTAGCTTGTGGGAGAGGCAAGAAGCAGACACACGTCCACCAGGTGGTGACCACCAGGACATATGTTCCAAACATGTGTTATAAAAGCTGTTTCCCATATGTCTTGGAGAAGAACCCAAAACACAGTCATTGTGGTATAGCTGCCCAGTGGGAGCTTAATATCTGTTTACC
Proteins encoded in this window:
- the LOC114114866 gene encoding LOW QUALITY PROTEIN: interferon-gamma-inducible GTPase 10-like (The sequence of the model RefSeq protein was modified relative to this genomic sequence to represent the inferred CDS: inserted 1 base in 1 codon; deleted 2 bases in 1 codon), which codes for MDPLLVNIIKKNDFEQLTSELPSFYKTLVSEVGGILPQESLKRIQTDFEKGQPIEAADEIQRALQSAENATLNVAVIGQSGSGKSSFINVLQGIGHEQAGSASVGAVPTTTKKTPYPHPKHPNMTFWDLPGTGTPESNPDPYQEVVGDDNYDFFIIISSSRFSANDAFLAQKIQEKGKKFYFVRTKVDSDLYNERKSKPRPFKKETVLQQIRDNCLIKLSKIVSEPTVFLVSNFKPKKFDFPKLQETLLKDLPAEKRYIPLLLCPNLSESFIEMKRAMIKEKVWLKAVRAAILAFIPLTPFFCGFNLSEQKSQLKRYQSDFGLDEESVSQIAQNLGISEQEIYSLMKSADFNSLVKDDSIXTNVKKCAEFICSVTGLPQSSIFQFYKVYFLHLKFIDTVAEDAKRVLAKIEEMKPDRME